From Algoriphagus sp. NG3, the proteins below share one genomic window:
- a CDS encoding OmpH family outer membrane protein, whose protein sequence is MNKSLKIVFLLLFVLQAVPLAAQKLGYIDSEYILNKHPDYKVIQEELEKISSEWKKEAQNLDKEIKELSVQLKAEEVLLTEEMYQQRLEQIKLKQKESQEFNNRIFGIDGQYFQKQAELMQPLQSKIYDAMERVSRRNNLGMLFDKAAAPSAIIYTDPRHDYSEFILEELGIEDNK, encoded by the coding sequence ATGAATAAATCACTGAAAATTGTATTTTTGCTGCTCTTTGTCCTTCAAGCAGTACCTTTGGCAGCGCAGAAGTTAGGATATATTGATTCGGAGTATATCCTCAACAAGCATCCGGACTACAAAGTAATCCAGGAGGAACTTGAGAAGATCAGCTCGGAGTGGAAGAAAGAGGCACAAAATTTGGATAAAGAGATTAAAGAACTTTCTGTCCAGCTAAAAGCAGAGGAAGTTCTTCTCACAGAAGAGATGTACCAGCAAAGGCTGGAACAGATTAAATTAAAACAAAAGGAATCCCAAGAATTCAATAATAGAATTTTCGGTATAGACGGGCAGTATTTCCAAAAGCAGGCAGAACTGATGCAGCCCCTACAGTCCAAAATCTATGATGCTATGGAGCGGGTAAGCAGACGAAACAATCTGGGAATGCTATTTGATAAGGCCGCCGCACCATCGGCGATTATCTATACAGACCCCAGGCACGACTATTCGGAGTTTATATTGGAGGAATTGGGAATAGAAGACAACAAATAA
- a CDS encoding outer membrane protein assembly factor, whose protein sequence is MKKSLLILFCLVWASSAMAQIRLGQSRYATSKPIDILELNYAQPKTYRIAEIKAVGLTTLDEIAILSLSGLKVDDQIEVPGDAISNALKKLWGQGIIGDVKILVTKIEGDDISLLLDLTERPRFSRVEFTGMNKTQESELRDKVNIRGRVVRDDVLNNAKRTIERYYLDKGFMNADVKIKQERDTTLPNSVKLIFDVEQNSKVRINEIKFYGNEELNDTKLKKKLKKTKEHARVSVFKDGFSRLTDASAEDIKNTILYTDSASHEDVKDYINKNFKLNFFNGSKYIPKEYRNDKDNVINFYQSRGFRDAKITADSVYDFSEDKINIDIALEEGRKYYYRNITFNGNFIHPDQVLLAKLGIQRGDVYDKEKLDKRLNYDPSRGDDVSSLYQNDGYLFFNIDPVEINVSGDSIDLEMRIMEGPQVTVNSVNIKGNERTSDHVVMREIRILPGQKFNRELLVRTIRELSTLGYFDPEKIEPDLRPNFEAATVDITFNLEERPNDQIELSGGWGGFYGFVGTVGLSFNNFSIRNIGDFSKWDPLPVGDGQKLSLRVQANGRTFQNYSISLTEPWFGGKKPNALSFSFNHSVQRQVDFFNQSSFGDELGYFKITGLTLGLAKRVTWPDDNFSIRNSLQFQIYEFDRFGTSFGLSYPTGTSNSLAWNTTIARYNIDNPTYPRFGSNIILSGTFTPPYSSLNKNITAETPDQEKYKWLEYHKWMFDASFYTPLFGSTKLVGSARAHMGFLGSYGNKLGIIPLERFVMGGDGMTMNNFALGQEIIGLRGYENQSITPGRDTRGQEGADPYGGVVYNKYVMEVRYLVSPNPSATIFLLAFAEAGNNWGTYKDFNPYDLKKSAGAGARIFMPAFGLLGIDWGYGFDPIPGGRTRSGSQFHFTIGQQLR, encoded by the coding sequence ATGAAAAAAAGTTTACTGATTCTGTTTTGTCTGGTTTGGGCAAGTTCAGCAATGGCGCAAATACGTTTGGGTCAAAGTCGCTATGCCACAAGCAAGCCAATCGATATTTTGGAGCTGAATTACGCCCAGCCTAAAACATATAGGATCGCAGAAATAAAAGCCGTAGGACTCACCACCCTGGATGAAATCGCCATTCTCTCTCTTTCCGGACTGAAAGTGGATGATCAAATCGAGGTGCCGGGAGATGCTATTTCCAATGCCCTGAAAAAACTCTGGGGACAAGGCATCATCGGTGACGTAAAAATCCTGGTCACTAAGATTGAAGGGGATGATATCTCCCTATTACTCGATCTGACCGAACGGCCAAGATTCTCCCGAGTGGAGTTTACCGGGATGAACAAAACCCAGGAAAGCGAACTCCGAGACAAAGTAAACATCAGAGGACGTGTGGTGAGAGATGACGTGTTAAATAACGCAAAGCGTACTATCGAGCGGTACTACCTTGACAAGGGCTTTATGAATGCTGATGTCAAAATCAAGCAAGAAAGAGATACTACACTCCCTAACTCGGTCAAGCTGATTTTCGACGTAGAGCAGAATTCAAAGGTGAGAATCAATGAAATCAAGTTCTACGGCAATGAAGAGCTGAATGACACCAAACTCAAAAAGAAGCTTAAAAAGACCAAGGAACATGCTAGAGTAAGTGTGTTTAAGGACGGGTTTTCCAGACTGACGGATGCCAGTGCAGAAGACATCAAAAATACCATCCTATACACTGATTCTGCCTCGCATGAAGATGTGAAAGACTATATCAACAAAAACTTCAAGCTCAATTTCTTCAACGGCTCCAAGTACATTCCCAAAGAATATAGAAATGACAAGGATAATGTGATCAATTTCTACCAGAGTAGGGGGTTCCGAGATGCGAAAATCACCGCAGACTCTGTTTACGACTTTAGTGAGGACAAGATCAACATTGATATCGCCTTGGAAGAAGGACGTAAGTATTATTATAGAAATATCACCTTCAACGGAAATTTCATCCACCCGGACCAAGTATTGCTTGCTAAGCTCGGCATTCAGCGAGGGGATGTATATGATAAAGAAAAACTCGATAAAAGACTCAATTATGATCCCAGCAGAGGGGATGATGTAAGTTCCCTTTACCAGAATGATGGCTACTTATTCTTCAATATAGATCCTGTAGAAATAAATGTATCAGGAGACTCTATAGATCTGGAAATGAGAATCATGGAAGGCCCTCAAGTGACCGTGAACTCTGTCAATATCAAAGGAAATGAGCGGACTTCCGACCACGTAGTCATGCGGGAAATCCGTATCCTTCCTGGTCAGAAATTCAACAGAGAACTCCTTGTACGTACTATCCGGGAACTTTCCACTTTGGGCTACTTTGATCCTGAAAAAATCGAACCGGATCTCAGACCAAACTTCGAAGCCGCTACAGTGGATATTACCTTCAACCTGGAAGAGCGTCCTAATGACCAGATAGAACTTTCCGGGGGTTGGGGCGGATTTTACGGATTCGTAGGTACAGTCGGACTATCGTTCAACAATTTCTCAATCCGGAATATAGGCGATTTCTCCAAATGGGATCCACTTCCTGTAGGAGATGGACAAAAGCTGTCTCTCCGTGTTCAGGCTAACGGACGTACTTTCCAGAACTATTCCATTTCACTGACCGAACCATGGTTTGGTGGCAAGAAACCAAATGCCCTAAGCTTCTCATTCAACCACTCCGTACAGCGGCAGGTTGATTTCTTTAACCAGTCCAGTTTTGGAGACGAGCTAGGCTATTTCAAAATTACAGGTTTGACACTTGGTCTTGCCAAGAGAGTAACCTGGCCCGATGACAACTTCAGTATCAGAAACTCCCTGCAGTTTCAGATCTATGAATTTGACCGTTTTGGAACTTCATTTGGGTTAAGCTACCCTACCGGGACTTCCAACAGTTTGGCATGGAATACTACTATAGCGAGATATAACATTGACAACCCTACCTATCCTAGATTCGGATCCAATATAATTCTGTCAGGTACGTTCACTCCTCCTTACAGTTCACTAAACAAGAACATCACGGCGGAAACCCCAGATCAGGAAAAGTATAAGTGGCTGGAATATCACAAATGGATGTTTGATGCCTCATTCTATACCCCATTATTTGGCTCCACCAAGTTAGTAGGTAGCGCCAGGGCCCATATGGGATTCTTAGGATCCTATGGCAATAAATTGGGCATCATCCCATTGGAGAGATTTGTAATGGGCGGTGACGGTATGACCATGAACAATTTCGCATTAGGTCAGGAGATCATTGGCTTACGTGGCTACGAAAACCAATCTATCACCCCAGGTAGAGACACCAGAGGACAGGAAGGCGCAGATCCTTATGGAGGGGTAGTATATAATAAATACGTGATGGAGGTGAGGTATCTGGTATCTCCTAATCCTTCCGCTACCATCTTTTTGCTTGCATTTGCCGAGGCAGGAAACAACTGGGGAACTTATAAGGACTTCAACCCCTATGATTTGAAAAAGTCCGCAGGAGCCGGAGCCAGAATATTTATGCCTGCATTTGGACTCTTGGGTATTGACTGGGGCTATGGATTCGATCCTATCCCTGGAGGAAGAACTAGAAGTGGCTCACAATTCCACTTTACCATTGGCCAGCAATTACGATAA
- a CDS encoding isoprenyl transferase encodes MKEVSDNINIPKHIAIIMDGNGRWATKKGAMRIFGHKNATKAVREAIEGADSLGVKYLTLFSFSTENWSRPKAEVDGLMELLVKTMSDEIPMLMNGNFRLESIGDVESLPPSAYKTLMKVKEITSKNTGLKVILALSYSGHWELTHAAKHIAQKVSEGKLNVEDITEKVMAEHLETANYPDPELMIRTSGEYRISNFLLWQLAYTEMYFTPVLWPDFRREHLFAAVSDFQSRERRFGKTGEQVKS; translated from the coding sequence ATGAAGGAAGTATCAGACAACATCAACATCCCAAAGCATATTGCCATCATCATGGACGGCAATGGACGCTGGGCCACAAAGAAAGGCGCTATGCGCATATTTGGGCATAAAAACGCCACAAAGGCAGTCCGGGAAGCTATAGAAGGAGCAGACAGCCTAGGTGTTAAATACCTGACCTTATTCTCCTTTTCCACTGAGAACTGGTCTAGACCCAAAGCAGAAGTTGACGGACTAATGGAACTACTCGTAAAGACTATGTCTGATGAGATCCCCATGTTGATGAACGGCAACTTCAGATTAGAAAGTATAGGAGATGTAGAAAGCCTACCTCCGTCGGCCTATAAGACGCTGATGAAGGTGAAGGAGATAACATCCAAAAATACCGGCCTCAAAGTGATCCTGGCACTTAGCTACAGCGGTCACTGGGAGCTCACTCACGCAGCTAAACACATTGCTCAAAAAGTCTCAGAAGGAAAATTGAACGTGGAAGACATTACAGAAAAAGTAATGGCCGAGCACCTGGAAACAGCCAACTATCCTGATCCTGAATTGATGATCAGAACTAGTGGTGAATACCGGATAAGCAATTTTCTACTATGGCAACTGGCCTACACAGAGATGTATTTCACCCCTGTACTATGGCCGGATTTTAGAAGAGAGCACCTCTTTGCCGCAGTTTCCGATTTCCAATCAAGGGAAAGGAGATTTGGCAAAACGGGTGAGCAAGTTAAATCTTAA
- a CDS encoding DUF6089 family protein encodes MKKVNFQITNYLLLFPLLFLGITGEIQAQKYEIGGGIGVAAYSGDIIRKIDPGQLGPQGTLFGRRNFDNVWSLRVGISGGGLNAADSIKPIDQLAKARDGRFRAGVLEGSAVMEFNFLDYLTQNSEFRFSPYAFFGVGYTLVFAKGNTHQYNVSTRYNLATLVIPFGGGVKFQLDERWTLAAELGFRPTFTDYLDKIDSKEPVIPRFQDPNNPDQPYGINFGNAYDKDWYYFFGVTISYTIMTTKCYAY; translated from the coding sequence TTGAAAAAGGTCAATTTTCAGATTACCAACTACTTACTCTTATTTCCGCTGCTTTTCTTAGGTATTACCGGAGAAATTCAGGCGCAGAAATACGAAATAGGCGGCGGCATAGGAGTCGCGGCTTATTCAGGTGATATAATCAGGAAGATTGATCCGGGTCAATTAGGACCTCAAGGCACGTTGTTTGGCAGGAGAAATTTTGACAATGTGTGGTCACTGCGGGTAGGCATTTCCGGCGGTGGCCTTAATGCGGCTGACAGCATCAAGCCCATAGACCAACTGGCGAAGGCCAGAGATGGCAGGTTTAGAGCTGGGGTACTGGAAGGTTCTGCGGTGATGGAGTTCAACTTTCTGGACTACCTCACGCAAAATTCCGAATTCCGGTTCTCACCATATGCTTTCTTTGGGGTAGGCTATACGCTCGTCTTTGCAAAGGGAAACACGCACCAATACAATGTCTCCACTAGGTATAATCTGGCGACGCTGGTTATTCCCTTTGGAGGAGGAGTGAAATTCCAACTTGATGAGCGATGGACTTTGGCCGCTGAACTCGGCTTTAGACCAACCTTTACAGATTACCTGGATAAAATAGACAGTAAAGAACCGGTCATTCCCAGATTCCAGGATCCAAACAATCCTGACCAACCCTACGGGATCAATTTCGGGAATGCATATGACAAGGATTGGTATTACTTCTTCGGGGTAACAATCAGCTATACTATCATGACTACCAAATGCTACGCATATTAA
- a CDS encoding NAD kinase — protein MKVALHGLALKAELLPDVKSLFDALNMHHFEIFATEQFDRQLRKLGNNALSYWALENKEEMGSMDFVISIGGDGTLLDAVCLVGELEIPILGLNTGRLGFLATVATEKISEAISELATGNYQIESRTLISLHSHKKLFNGLNFGLNEFTIHKRDTSSMITVHTYIDGKYLNSYWADGLIVSTPTGSTGYSLSCGGPLISPEAKNFVITPVSPHNLNVRPIIVSDESEISFEIEGRAEKFLISLDSRSTSISSEVKLSVKKENFSAKLVKLPHYHFFDTLRQKLNWGFDMRN, from the coding sequence ATGAAAGTCGCACTTCATGGCTTAGCGCTGAAGGCAGAATTGCTCCCGGATGTTAAGTCACTTTTTGATGCGCTTAATATGCATCATTTCGAAATATTCGCCACAGAGCAATTTGACCGGCAGCTGCGCAAGCTTGGGAATAATGCCCTTAGCTATTGGGCGTTGGAAAACAAAGAGGAAATGGGGTCTATGGATTTTGTGATTTCTATAGGCGGAGACGGCACCTTGCTGGACGCAGTGTGCCTAGTGGGTGAATTAGAAATCCCGATTTTAGGCCTGAATACGGGAAGACTGGGCTTTTTGGCTACAGTGGCAACAGAGAAAATTTCTGAAGCCATATCCGAACTCGCTACGGGCAATTACCAAATAGAATCAAGAACCCTTATTTCCCTTCATAGCCATAAAAAATTATTCAACGGCTTGAACTTCGGGTTGAATGAATTCACCATCCATAAGCGTGATACTTCTTCGATGATCACAGTCCACACCTATATAGACGGAAAATATTTAAACAGCTATTGGGCCGACGGTCTAATCGTATCTACACCTACAGGCTCCACAGGGTATTCCTTAAGCTGTGGCGGGCCATTGATATCCCCTGAGGCGAAAAACTTCGTCATCACCCCCGTTAGCCCTCACAATCTGAACGTTCGTCCTATCATTGTTTCGGATGAAAGTGAGATCAGTTTTGAAATAGAAGGGCGGGCAGAGAAATTCTTAATATCTTTGGACTCTCGATCTACGTCAATTTCCTCCGAGGTGAAACTGAGTGTGAAAAAGGAAAACTTTTCTGCAAAATTGGTAAAGTTGCCTCATTATCATTTCTTTGATACTTTAAGACAAAAGCTAAACTGGGGTTTTGACATGAGAAATTAA
- a CDS encoding CBS domain-containing protein, with amino-acid sequence MHAYEYINNLIPPLKLSDKTGMALAWMEEIRTDVLPVIDKGIFLGLIKEERIFEKNDPDTLIADIEPENIDCWVFSDKHIYDVLRVSSEQHSNLVAVLDRESNYLGIVTMEDSIAAFADSLSIKSQGSVVILSLAMTDYSLSEISRVIESENSKVLSSFITTDPLDDTKIKLTLKLDQTELRHIKATLERFGYKVIDHYQEESGVSSEEDRIGNLLRFLDI; translated from the coding sequence ATGCACGCATACGAATACATCAATAATCTGATCCCACCGCTCAAGCTTTCCGATAAAACCGGTATGGCACTGGCATGGATGGAGGAGATCAGAACTGACGTACTCCCGGTGATAGACAAAGGGATATTTCTAGGTTTGATCAAGGAGGAGAGGATTTTTGAAAAGAATGACCCAGACACGCTGATTGCAGACATCGAACCGGAAAACATCGATTGCTGGGTGTTCTCAGACAAGCATATCTACGATGTATTGAGAGTGAGTTCTGAACAACATTCCAATCTGGTAGCAGTACTGGACAGAGAGTCAAACTACCTCGGCATAGTCACTATGGAAGATTCTATAGCCGCTTTTGCGGATAGCCTTTCTATCAAATCCCAAGGTAGCGTGGTGATATTGTCCCTGGCTATGACAGATTATAGCCTTTCGGAGATTTCCAGAGTTATAGAATCAGAAAATTCCAAGGTGCTCAGTTCCTTCATCACTACGGATCCTCTGGATGACACTAAGATCAAGCTCACCTTAAAACTGGATCAGACAGAGCTTCGCCATATCAAAGCTACTCTGGAACGGTTCGGGTATAAAGTCATTGATCATTATCAGGAAGAATCAGGAGTCAGCAGTGAAGAAGACAGAATCGGTAACCTTTTAAGATTTTTAGATATTTAG
- the chrA gene encoding chromate efflux transporter: MSVKQVRYYLFLKDTIMLSITAFGGPQAFLAMLLDRIVKRKAYILEEELWELNALCNMLPGPSSTQLICAIAFRVGGPNLAYLALLVWILPATLLMILAAMLINFLQESTPGALDFARFIQPMAIGFIIFAAQKIIGKTIKTTEAMVLVLISAFISFFYNSPYIFPVLLVIGGLSTSFKYKQQPKLEKDTPLKIEWANFYLWGGVLVLAAALGAITKYQPILLFENFYRNGSLIFGGGQVLVPYLYTEFVDFKHFLSSEEFLTGYAISQGIPGPTFTISSYVGALSMREFGTAGFFIGGLIAAAGIFLPGIFLIFFVIRFWDQLKKYRPIRAALEGINAVSCGMLIAAAYLLFEPLEANSINIIFILATYILLQFTKVSSPVIIAGGVILGIIYNNFFL; encoded by the coding sequence ATGTCGGTAAAGCAAGTCCGATACTACCTATTTCTGAAAGACACAATTATGCTTTCTATAACCGCATTTGGCGGCCCCCAGGCATTTCTTGCGATGCTACTTGACCGTATTGTAAAGAGGAAAGCTTACATTCTGGAAGAGGAGCTTTGGGAGCTCAACGCACTCTGCAACATGCTCCCAGGCCCCTCCTCCACACAGCTGATCTGTGCCATTGCTTTCCGGGTAGGCGGCCCCAATCTAGCTTATTTAGCTTTACTAGTTTGGATCTTACCTGCCACATTGCTGATGATCCTAGCGGCAATGCTGATCAATTTCCTTCAGGAAAGCACTCCCGGGGCACTGGATTTCGCCCGTTTTATCCAGCCCATGGCGATTGGGTTTATCATCTTTGCCGCACAAAAAATAATCGGAAAGACAATAAAGACCACTGAAGCAATGGTGCTGGTGTTGATTTCTGCCTTTATATCCTTTTTCTACAACTCCCCCTATATCTTCCCTGTATTGCTGGTAATAGGTGGGCTAAGCACCTCCTTCAAATACAAGCAGCAACCCAAACTGGAAAAAGATACCCCTTTAAAAATCGAATGGGCCAACTTCTACCTCTGGGGCGGGGTGCTCGTCTTGGCCGCAGCCTTAGGCGCAATTACAAAATATCAACCCATCTTGCTTTTCGAGAACTTCTATCGGAACGGGAGCCTGATTTTCGGAGGCGGACAGGTATTGGTTCCCTATTTATACACGGAATTCGTGGATTTTAAGCACTTCCTGAGCTCAGAGGAATTTCTCACCGGTTATGCCATTTCCCAGGGGATCCCCGGCCCTACCTTCACTATCTCCTCCTATGTTGGTGCCCTATCCATGAGAGAATTCGGGACGGCAGGATTTTTTATAGGGGGGTTAATAGCCGCTGCGGGAATTTTCCTACCGGGAATTTTCCTTATTTTCTTTGTAATCAGGTTTTGGGACCAGCTGAAAAAATACAGACCGATAAGAGCTGCATTGGAAGGAATCAATGCTGTTTCCTGTGGGATGTTGATTGCCGCTGCCTACTTGCTTTTTGAGCCACTAGAGGCAAATAGCATAAATATTATTTTTATTCTTGCTACGTATATTCTGCTGCAGTTTACTAAGGTATCCTCTCCAGTAATCATTGCCGGAGGGGTGATACTCGGCATTATTTACAACAATTTTTTCCTCTAA
- a CDS encoding isopenicillin N synthase family dioxygenase, producing the protein MEILFDEIPSLDLADFTSGSPEKKAAFVNKLGEAYQNIGFVAIKNHGLSQDLQDRLYGSIKDFFKLPDEIKSKYEKPEIGFQRGYTGKGKEHAKGRNTGDLKEFYHVGQELSRIPDTDPIKAEYPPNIWPSELPEFQKDANEAYRTLENAGKAMLQAIALSLDLEEDYFEEKVAHGNSILRQIHYFPIENPDEVPADAVRAAEHGDINLITLLMGASADGLQVLRRDGKWIPITALPDQLVVNVGDMLERLTNKKLKSTIHRVVNPPRDKMNTSRYSIPFFMHPRSEMDLTCLDSCIDAEHPKQFEDATAGEFLEERLRELGLRK; encoded by the coding sequence ATGGAAATCCTATTTGATGAGATCCCAAGTTTAGATTTAGCCGATTTCACTTCCGGCAGCCCCGAAAAAAAAGCAGCATTTGTAAATAAGTTAGGAGAAGCATACCAGAATATTGGTTTTGTGGCCATCAAAAACCATGGTTTATCCCAAGACCTACAAGATAGGCTATATGGTTCGATTAAAGACTTTTTTAAGCTCCCGGATGAGATCAAGTCCAAGTACGAGAAACCTGAAATCGGGTTTCAAAGAGGCTACACGGGAAAAGGTAAAGAACATGCCAAAGGCAGAAATACCGGTGATTTAAAGGAATTCTATCACGTAGGGCAAGAGCTCAGCAGAATCCCGGATACAGATCCTATCAAAGCGGAATACCCACCAAACATCTGGCCTTCAGAGCTTCCCGAGTTCCAAAAGGATGCCAATGAAGCATATAGAACCCTTGAAAACGCAGGGAAAGCAATGCTCCAGGCGATCGCACTCTCTCTGGACTTGGAAGAAGATTATTTTGAGGAAAAGGTTGCCCATGGAAATTCCATTTTAAGGCAAATCCATTACTTTCCAATAGAAAACCCTGATGAGGTGCCTGCGGATGCCGTGAGAGCTGCGGAACATGGTGACATCAACCTGATCACTCTGTTAATGGGCGCAAGCGCCGATGGACTTCAGGTACTCAGAAGAGATGGCAAATGGATCCCAATAACTGCACTTCCTGATCAATTGGTAGTCAATGTGGGAGATATGCTAGAGCGATTAACCAATAAAAAGCTGAAATCTACTATTCATAGAGTAGTCAACCCACCCCGGGACAAAATGAACACCAGCAGGTATTCCATTCCCTTCTTTATGCACCCCCGGTCAGAAATGGATCTCACCTGCCTGGACAGCTGTATTGATGCTGAACATCCTAAACAATTTGAGGATGCCACTGCCGGTGAATTTCTGGAAGAACGGCTCCGGGAACTAGGGCTAAGAAAATAA
- the serS gene encoding serine--tRNA ligase — translation MLLVNQIRENYAGVLAGLQKRNFPNAETVLNQAVELDELRKSSQAERDQLQGESNSISKQIGALMREGKAEEAVKIKERTAELKLQIKDLEEQNTKAEEDLKALLYTIPNVPHTSVPAGRTAEDNEVVLENGIIPELHDGKQPHWELIKKYDIIDFDLGSKITGAGFPVYKGKGARLQRALINFFLDEALAAGYYEIQPPILVNEDSGYGTGQLPDKEGQMYYADADNLYLIPTGEVPITNIYRDVILSESDLPIKNVGHSPCFRREAGSWGAHVRGLNRLHQFDKVEIVQITHPDKSYEKLEEMSNYVQGLLQKLELPYRVLRLCGGDMGFTSALTYDMEVFSAAQERWLEVSSVSNFETYQTNRLKLRFKGEDKKTQLAHSLNGSALALPRIVASILENNQKPDGIHMPKVLHSYLGFDKI, via the coding sequence ATGCTTTTAGTCAATCAGATTCGAGAAAACTATGCCGGCGTGCTGGCCGGACTTCAAAAGAGAAATTTCCCAAATGCGGAAACTGTACTGAACCAGGCAGTTGAGTTGGACGAGTTGAGAAAATCCTCTCAGGCAGAGCGTGATCAGTTGCAGGGTGAGTCCAATTCCATTTCTAAGCAGATTGGAGCTTTGATGCGGGAGGGAAAAGCTGAAGAAGCAGTAAAAATCAAAGAGAGAACTGCTGAGCTGAAGTTGCAGATAAAAGATCTGGAAGAGCAGAATACCAAAGCGGAAGAAGATCTAAAAGCTTTGCTCTATACAATCCCTAATGTTCCCCATACTTCAGTGCCTGCAGGAAGAACAGCTGAAGATAATGAGGTGGTACTGGAAAATGGTATAATCCCTGAACTTCACGATGGTAAACAACCGCACTGGGAGCTGATCAAAAAGTATGATATTATAGACTTTGATCTGGGGTCAAAAATCACCGGAGCCGGATTTCCTGTATATAAAGGAAAAGGGGCGAGACTTCAGCGAGCCCTGATCAATTTCTTTCTGGATGAGGCGTTGGCTGCAGGATACTACGAGATTCAACCGCCGATATTGGTGAATGAAGACTCAGGCTATGGCACAGGCCAGTTGCCTGACAAAGAAGGACAGATGTACTATGCGGATGCAGATAATCTTTATCTGATCCCTACGGGAGAAGTTCCGATTACGAATATCTATCGTGATGTGATTTTGTCTGAGAGTGACCTACCGATCAAAAATGTGGGGCATTCCCCATGTTTCCGTAGAGAAGCCGGTAGCTGGGGTGCTCACGTGAGAGGATTGAATAGATTGCATCAATTTGATAAAGTGGAGATTGTACAGATTACTCATCCAGATAAATCCTATGAGAAGCTGGAGGAGATGAGCAATTATGTTCAGGGGCTTTTGCAAAAACTAGAGTTGCCTTATCGCGTATTGAGACTTTGTGGAGGGGATATGGGCTTTACGTCTGCCTTGACGTATGATATGGAAGTGTTCTCTGCTGCGCAGGAAAGGTGGTTGGAAGTGAGTTCTGTTTCCAATTTTGAGACTTACCAGACTAACCGACTGAAATTACGCTTCAAAGGGGAGGACAAAAAAACACAGTTGGCACATTCCTTAAATGGCAGTGCCTTGGCCTTGCCGAGAATTGTGGCTTCTATTTTGGAAAACAACCAGAAGCCTGACGGTATCCATATGCCTAAGGTATTACATTCTTATTTGGGATTTGACAAGATCTGA
- a CDS encoding peroxiredoxin gives MALVGKKAPAFSVGAVINGEEIIENFSLDQYLGKKNVILFFYPKDFTFVCPTELHAFQSKLAEFEKRDTVVIGCSTDTEETHLAWLMTPKAEGGIEGVTYPIVADAAKTVSLNYGVLAGEYSFDAETRLWSFAGAPVAYRGTFLIDKEGVVRHESINDLPLGRNIDEYLRLLDAQIHVEKFGEVCPANWEEGKQAMQATNEGVANYLSNN, from the coding sequence ATGGCATTAGTAGGAAAAAAGGCTCCAGCTTTTTCAGTAGGAGCAGTAATAAACGGAGAAGAGATCATTGAAAATTTCAGCTTAGACCAATATCTAGGTAAGAAAAATGTTATTCTTTTCTTCTATCCAAAGGATTTTACTTTCGTATGTCCAACTGAGCTTCATGCTTTTCAATCTAAGTTGGCTGAGTTTGAAAAAAGAGATACGGTAGTAATAGGATGCTCTACCGATACTGAAGAGACTCACCTGGCATGGTTGATGACTCCAAAGGCTGAGGGTGGAATTGAAGGTGTAACTTACCCTATAGTGGCGGATGCGGCTAAGACTGTTTCTTTGAATTACGGCGTATTGGCTGGGGAATATTCTTTCGATGCTGAGACTCGTCTATGGTCATTTGCGGGTGCTCCGGTAGCATATAGAGGTACATTTTTAATAGACAAGGAAGGGGTGGTTCGTCACGAATCTATCAATGACCTTCCATTGGGAAGAAACATCGACGAGTATTTGAGACTGCTTGATGCTCAGATCCACGTGGAGAAATTCGGTGAAGTATGTCCTGCAAACTGGGAAGAAGGAAAACAGGCTATGCAGGCAACAAACGAAGGAGTTGCTAACTATCTATCAAATAATTAA
- a CDS encoding thioredoxin family protein, producing MIELTEDTLQELVTGNDQVIVQFSASWCGNCRIMKPKFRRLAGENADKVFVIVDAEKFPNSRKLAQVNNLPTFASFKGGQLVNQIQTNKEDQLKALIHEVASN from the coding sequence ATGATTGAACTAACTGAAGATACTTTGCAAGAGCTGGTGACAGGCAATGATCAAGTGATCGTGCAGTTCTCAGCCAGCTGGTGTGGTAACTGCCGCATCATGAAGCCTAAGTTTAGAAGACTTGCAGGCGAAAATGCGGATAAGGTTTTTGTAATTGTGGATGCTGAGAAATTTCCGAATTCAAGGAAATTGGCTCAGGTGAACAATTTACCTACTTTCGCTTCTTTCAAAGGAGGACAGTTGGTAAATCAGATTCAGACGAATAAAGAAGATCAATTAAAAGCACTGATTCATGAAGTTGCCAGTAATTAA